The Aythya fuligula isolate bAytFul2 chromosome 7, bAytFul2.pri, whole genome shotgun sequence genome has a window encoding:
- the CCAR1 gene encoding cell division cycle and apoptosis regulator protein 1 isoform X4 yields MAQFGGQKNPPWATQFTATAVSQPAALGVQQPSLLGASPTIYTQQTALAAAGLTTQTPTNYQLTQTAALQQQAAAAAAALQQQYSQPQQTLYSVQQQLQQPQQTILTQPAVALPTSLSLSTPQPAAQITVSYPAPRSSQQQTQPQKQRVFTGVVTKLHDTFGFVDEDVFFQLSAVKGKTPQVGDRVLVEATYNPNMPFKWNAQRIQTLPNQNQTQAQPLLKTPPAVLQPIAQQTAFGVQAQPQPQSLLQAQISAASITPLLQTQPQPLLQQPQQKGGLLQPPVRLVSQPQPARRLDPPSRFSGRNDRGGDPMPNRKDDRSRERERERRRSRERSPQRKRSRERSPRRERERSPRRPRRVVPRYTVQFSKFSLDCRSCDMMELRRRYQNLYIPSDFFDAQFTWVDAFPMSRPFQLGNYCNFYVMHREVDPIDKNAAVLDPPDADHLYSAKVMLMASPSMEDLYHKSCALAEDPQELRDGFQHPARLVKFLVGMKGKDEAMAIGGHWSPSLDGPDPEKDPSVLIKTAIRCCKALTGIDLSVCTQWYRFAEIRYHRPEETHKGRTVPAHVETVVLFFPDVWHCLPTRSEWETLSRGYKQQLVEKLQGERKEADGEQDEEEKDDGEAKEISTPTHWSKLDPKTMKVNDLRKELESRTLSSKGLKSQLIARLTKQLKVEEQKEEQKELEKSEKEEEEEEDRKSEDDKEEEERKRQEEMERQRRERRYILPDEPAIIVHPNWAAKSGKFDCSIMSLSVLLDYRLEDNKEHSFEVSLFAELFNEMLQRDFGVRIYKALVSLPEREDKKDKKGKKDERKEKKEEKEEENDEPKPKRRKSGDDKDKKEDRDEKKREDKRKDDCKDEEETEDDNNQEEYDPMEAEDAEDEDEDRDEEEMNKREDRREGNRHCKERSSKDKEKDKTQMVTVNRDLLMAFVYFDQSHCGYLLEKDMEEILYTLGLHLSRAQVKKLLNKVVLRESCFYRRLTDTSKDEENQEESEELQEDMLGNRLLLPSPTIKQESKAVEENVGLIVYNGAMVDVGSLLQKLEKSERVRAEIEQKLQLLEEKTDEDEKTILHLENSNKSLSTELKEVKKDLGQLQENLKISDDKNLQFEGQLNKTIKNLATVMDEIQSVLKQDIVKSEDRDQKSKENGANV; encoded by the exons ATGGCGCAGTTCGGCGGGCAGAAGAACCCCCCCTGGGCCACGCAGTTCACCGCCACCGCCGTGTCGCAGCCAG CTGCTCTTGGCGTGCAGCAGCCGTCGCTGCTTGGAGCCTCTCCTACAATATACACCCAGCAGAcggccctggcagcagcaggcctCACCACCCAGACCCCGACCAACTACCAGCTGACTCAGACAGCTGCCTtacagcagcaagctgcagctgcagcagctgcgtTACAGCAG CAATATTCACAACCTCAGCAGACTCTCTATAGTGTACAGCAACAG ttgcAGCAACCTCAGCAGACCATTTTAACGCAG CCAGCTGTTGCGCTACCTACCAGTCTTAGCCTATCTACTCCTCAACCAGCAGCCCAGATAACAGTTTCTTATCCAGCACCCCGCTCAAGTCAGCAGCAAACACAGCCACAAAAGCAGCGTGTCTTCACTGGGGTAGTTACTAAACTACATGATACCTTTGGTTTTGTGGATGAAGATGTCTTTTTTCAACTTAG TGCTGTCAAAGGAAAGACACCTCAGGTGGGTGACAGAGTTTTGGTAGAAGCTACTTACAATCCTAATATGCCATTCAAATGGAACGCACAGAGGATCCAGACGCTTCCAAATCAG AACCAGACGCAGGCTCAGCCGCTACTCAAGACGCCTCCAGCAGTTCTTCAGCCTATTGCTCAGCAGACAGCGTTCGGTGTTCAGGCCCAGCCGCAGCCACAGTCCTTGTTGCAAGCACAGATATCGGCAGCTTCAATCACGCCTTTGCTTCAGACACAGCCTCAGCCATTGCTGCAGCAGCCGCAGCAGAAAG gtgGTTTGTTACAGCCTCCTGTTCGTCTAGTCTCACAGCCTCAACCAGCTCGAAGACTAGACCCCCCATCCAGATTTTCTGGGAGGAATGACAGAGGAGGAGACCCTATGCCGAATCGAAAAGATGACAGGAG TCGTGAAAGAGAACGAGAGAGACGTAGGTCTCGGGAAAGATCACCCCAGAGAAAACGCTCCAGAGAGAGATCACCTCGACGAGAGAGGGAGAGGTCACCTCGAAGACCACGACGTGTTGTTCCTCGTTACACAGTTCAGTTTTCCAAGTTTTCATTGGACTG TCGTAGCTGCGATATGATGGAGCTGAGGCGGCGTTACCAGAACTTGTATATCCCAAGTGATTTCTTTGATGCTCAGTTTACATGGGTGGATGCTTTCCCTATGTCTAGACCATTTCAGCTGGGAAACTACTGTAATTTCTACGTAATGCATAGAGAAGTAGATCCTATAgataaaaatgctgctgtccTTGATCCACCTGATGCTGATCATCTGTACAGCGCGAAG GTGATGTTGATGGCTAGCCCTAGCATGGAGGATCTCTACCACAAGTCGTGTGCTCTGGCTGAAGATCCCCAAGAACTTCGCGATGGATTTCAGCACCCTGCTAGACTTGTAAAG TTTTTAGTGGGTATGAAAGGCAAAGATGAAGCTATGGCTATTGGAGGACACTGGTCCCCATCACTGGATGGACCTGATCCAGAAAAGGACCCTTCCGTGCTGATAAAGACGGCTATTCGTTGTTGCAAGGCTCTGACAGGGATTGACTTAAGTGTGTGCACACAATG GTACCGTTTTGCAGAGATTCGCTACCATCGCCCTGAGGAGACCCACAAGGGGCGTACAGTTCCAGCTCATGTGGAgacagtggttttatttttcccgGATGTTTGGCATTGCCTTCCCACCCGCTCAGAGTGGGAAACCCTCTCCCGAGGATACAAGCAGCAGCTGGTCGAGAAGCTTCAGGGTGAACGCAAGGAGGCTGATGGAGAACAG gatgaagaggaaaaggatgaTGGAGAAGCTAAAGAGATCTCTACGCCCACGCACTGGTCTAAACTGGATCCCAAAACAATGAAG GTAAATGACCTTCGAAAAGAATTAGAAAGTCGAACCCTTAGCTCTAAAGGACTGAAATCTCAGTTGATAGCTCGACTGACAAAGCAGCTGAAAGTAGAGGaacaaaaagaagagcaaaaggaGCTAGAGAAGtctgagaaagaagaggaagaggaggaggatagGAAATCTGAAGATGACAAAGAG gaagaggaaagaaaacgtCAAGAAGAAATGGAACGTCAGCGGCGGGAGAGACGATACATCTTGCCTGATGAACCAGCAATCATTGTGCATCCTAACTGGGCAGCAAAGAGTGGGAAGTTCGACTGTAGCATTATGTCGCTTAGTGTTCTTCTGGACTATAGATTAGAGGATAATAAAGAACATTCCTTTGAG GTTTCATTGTTTGCAGAACTCTTCAATGAAATGCTTCAGAGGGATTTTGGTGTCAGAATTTACAAAGCACTGGTTTCTCTCCCAGAGAGGGAggacaaaaaagacaaaaaaggcaaaaaagatgaacgaaaagagaaaaaggaagaaaaagaagaagaaaatgatgaacCAAAACCTAAGAGGAGAAAATCTGGAGACgataaagataaaaaagaagatAGAGACGAAAAGAAG AGGGAAGATAAAAGGAAAGATGATTGTAAAGAtgaagaagagacagaagatgACAATAATCAAGAAGAATACGATCCAATGGAGGCAGAAGAtgctgaagatgaagatgaag ACCGGGATGAAGAGGAAATGAACAAACGGGAGGACAGAAGAGAGGGAAATAGGCATTGCAAAGAGAGGTCGTCTAAAGATAAA GAGAAGGACAAGACACAAATGGTAACTGTTAATAGGGACCTTCTGATGGCCTTCGTTTATTTTGATCAAAGTCACTGTGGATACCTTCtggagaaggacatggaagaGATACTGTACACTCTTGGACTACACCTATCACGTGCTCAG GTCAAGAAGCTCCTTAATAAAGTAGTACTTAGAGAATCCTGCTTCTACAGAAGACTAACAGATACTTCTAAAGATGAGGAAAACCAAGAAGAATCGGAAGAGCTACAGGAAGATATGTTAG GAAACAGATTACTGTTGCCATCACCTACAATAAAGCAAGAATCAAAAGCTGTAGAAGAAAATGTTGGCCTTATTGTATACAACGGCGCTATGGTGGATGTTGGGAGCCTCTtacagaagctggagaagaGTGAAAGAGTGCGGGCAGAGATAGAACAAAAGCTTCAGTtgctagaagaaaaaacag ATGAGGATGAGAAGACCATACTGCATCTGGAGAATTCTAACAAAAGTCTGTCTACGGAGCTCAAAGAAGTCAAAAAGGACCTTGGTCAACTGCAAGAGAACTTGAAAATCTCGGATGATAAAAATTTGCAATTTGAGGGTCAGCTGAATAAGACAATCAAAAATTTAGCTACTGTTATGGATGAAATACAGAGTGTTCTTAAACAG gaTATTGTGAAAAGCGAAGATAGAGATCAGAAATCCAAAGAAAATGGAGCTAACGTATGa
- the CCAR1 gene encoding cell division cycle and apoptosis regulator protein 1 isoform X2: MAQFGGQKNPPWATQFTATAVSQPAALGVQQPSLLGASPTIYTQQTALAAAGLTTQTPTNYQLTQTAALQQQAAAAAAALQQQYSQPQQTLYSVQQQQPQQTILTQPAVALPTSLSLSTPQPAAQITVSYPAPRSSQQQTQPQKQRVFTGVVTKLHDTFGFVDEDVFFQLSAVKGKTPQVGDRVLVEATYNPNMPFKWNAQRIQTLPNQNQTQAQPLLKTPPAVLQPIAQQTAFGVQAQPQPQSLLQAQISAASITPLLQTQPQPLLQQPQQKGGLLQPPVRLVSQPQPARRLDPPSRFSGRNDRGGDPMPNRKDDRSRERERERRRSRERSPQRKRSRERSPRRERERSPRRPRRVVPRYTVQFSKFSLDCRSCDMMELRRRYQNLYIPSDFFDAQFTWVDAFPMSRPFQLGNYCNFYVMHREVDPIDKNAAVLDPPDADHLYSAKVMLMASPSMEDLYHKSCALAEDPQELRDGFQHPARLVKFLVGMKGKDEAMAIGGHWSPSLDGPDPEKDPSVLIKTAIRCCKALTGIDLSVCTQWYRFAEIRYHRPEETHKGRTVPAHVETVVLFFPDVWHCLPTRSEWETLSRGYKQQLVEKLQGERKEADGEQDEEEKDDGEAKEISTPTHWSKLDPKTMKVNDLRKELESRTLSSKGLKSQLIARLTKQLKVEEQKEEQKELEKSEKEEEEEEDRKSEDDKEEEERKRQEEMERQRRERRYILPDEPAIIVHPNWAAKSGKFDCSIMSLSVLLDYRLEDNKEHSFEVSLFAELFNEMLQRDFGVRIYKALVSLPEREDKKDKKGKKDERKEKKEEKEEENDEPKPKRRKSGDDKDKKEDRDEKKREDKRKDDCKDEEETEDDNNQEEYDPMEAEDAEDEDEECRPLATPIEVSRRYRDEEEMNKREDRREGNRHCKERSSKDKEKDKTQMVTVNRDLLMAFVYFDQSHCGYLLEKDMEEILYTLGLHLSRAQVKKLLNKVVLRESCFYRRLTDTSKDEENQEESEELQEDMLGNRLLLPSPTIKQESKAVEENVGLIVYNGAMVDVGSLLQKLEKSERVRAEIEQKLQLLEEKTDEDEKTILHLENSNKSLSTELKEVKKDLGQLQENLKISDDKNLQFEGQLNKTIKNLATVMDEIQSVLKQDIVKSEDRDQKSKENGANV, translated from the exons ATGGCGCAGTTCGGCGGGCAGAAGAACCCCCCCTGGGCCACGCAGTTCACCGCCACCGCCGTGTCGCAGCCAG CTGCTCTTGGCGTGCAGCAGCCGTCGCTGCTTGGAGCCTCTCCTACAATATACACCCAGCAGAcggccctggcagcagcaggcctCACCACCCAGACCCCGACCAACTACCAGCTGACTCAGACAGCTGCCTtacagcagcaagctgcagctgcagcagctgcgtTACAGCAG CAATATTCACAACCTCAGCAGACTCTCTATAGTGTACAGCAACAG CAACCTCAGCAGACCATTTTAACGCAG CCAGCTGTTGCGCTACCTACCAGTCTTAGCCTATCTACTCCTCAACCAGCAGCCCAGATAACAGTTTCTTATCCAGCACCCCGCTCAAGTCAGCAGCAAACACAGCCACAAAAGCAGCGTGTCTTCACTGGGGTAGTTACTAAACTACATGATACCTTTGGTTTTGTGGATGAAGATGTCTTTTTTCAACTTAG TGCTGTCAAAGGAAAGACACCTCAGGTGGGTGACAGAGTTTTGGTAGAAGCTACTTACAATCCTAATATGCCATTCAAATGGAACGCACAGAGGATCCAGACGCTTCCAAATCAG AACCAGACGCAGGCTCAGCCGCTACTCAAGACGCCTCCAGCAGTTCTTCAGCCTATTGCTCAGCAGACAGCGTTCGGTGTTCAGGCCCAGCCGCAGCCACAGTCCTTGTTGCAAGCACAGATATCGGCAGCTTCAATCACGCCTTTGCTTCAGACACAGCCTCAGCCATTGCTGCAGCAGCCGCAGCAGAAAG gtgGTTTGTTACAGCCTCCTGTTCGTCTAGTCTCACAGCCTCAACCAGCTCGAAGACTAGACCCCCCATCCAGATTTTCTGGGAGGAATGACAGAGGAGGAGACCCTATGCCGAATCGAAAAGATGACAGGAG TCGTGAAAGAGAACGAGAGAGACGTAGGTCTCGGGAAAGATCACCCCAGAGAAAACGCTCCAGAGAGAGATCACCTCGACGAGAGAGGGAGAGGTCACCTCGAAGACCACGACGTGTTGTTCCTCGTTACACAGTTCAGTTTTCCAAGTTTTCATTGGACTG TCGTAGCTGCGATATGATGGAGCTGAGGCGGCGTTACCAGAACTTGTATATCCCAAGTGATTTCTTTGATGCTCAGTTTACATGGGTGGATGCTTTCCCTATGTCTAGACCATTTCAGCTGGGAAACTACTGTAATTTCTACGTAATGCATAGAGAAGTAGATCCTATAgataaaaatgctgctgtccTTGATCCACCTGATGCTGATCATCTGTACAGCGCGAAG GTGATGTTGATGGCTAGCCCTAGCATGGAGGATCTCTACCACAAGTCGTGTGCTCTGGCTGAAGATCCCCAAGAACTTCGCGATGGATTTCAGCACCCTGCTAGACTTGTAAAG TTTTTAGTGGGTATGAAAGGCAAAGATGAAGCTATGGCTATTGGAGGACACTGGTCCCCATCACTGGATGGACCTGATCCAGAAAAGGACCCTTCCGTGCTGATAAAGACGGCTATTCGTTGTTGCAAGGCTCTGACAGGGATTGACTTAAGTGTGTGCACACAATG GTACCGTTTTGCAGAGATTCGCTACCATCGCCCTGAGGAGACCCACAAGGGGCGTACAGTTCCAGCTCATGTGGAgacagtggttttatttttcccgGATGTTTGGCATTGCCTTCCCACCCGCTCAGAGTGGGAAACCCTCTCCCGAGGATACAAGCAGCAGCTGGTCGAGAAGCTTCAGGGTGAACGCAAGGAGGCTGATGGAGAACAG gatgaagaggaaaaggatgaTGGAGAAGCTAAAGAGATCTCTACGCCCACGCACTGGTCTAAACTGGATCCCAAAACAATGAAG GTAAATGACCTTCGAAAAGAATTAGAAAGTCGAACCCTTAGCTCTAAAGGACTGAAATCTCAGTTGATAGCTCGACTGACAAAGCAGCTGAAAGTAGAGGaacaaaaagaagagcaaaaggaGCTAGAGAAGtctgagaaagaagaggaagaggaggaggatagGAAATCTGAAGATGACAAAGAG gaagaggaaagaaaacgtCAAGAAGAAATGGAACGTCAGCGGCGGGAGAGACGATACATCTTGCCTGATGAACCAGCAATCATTGTGCATCCTAACTGGGCAGCAAAGAGTGGGAAGTTCGACTGTAGCATTATGTCGCTTAGTGTTCTTCTGGACTATAGATTAGAGGATAATAAAGAACATTCCTTTGAG GTTTCATTGTTTGCAGAACTCTTCAATGAAATGCTTCAGAGGGATTTTGGTGTCAGAATTTACAAAGCACTGGTTTCTCTCCCAGAGAGGGAggacaaaaaagacaaaaaaggcaaaaaagatgaacgaaaagagaaaaaggaagaaaaagaagaagaaaatgatgaacCAAAACCTAAGAGGAGAAAATCTGGAGACgataaagataaaaaagaagatAGAGACGAAAAGAAG AGGGAAGATAAAAGGAAAGATGATTGTAAAGAtgaagaagagacagaagatgACAATAATCAAGAAGAATACGATCCAATGGAGGCAGAAGAtgctgaagatgaagatgaag aatgcaGACCACTCGCAACTCCCATTGAAGTCAGTAGGAGAT ACCGGGATGAAGAGGAAATGAACAAACGGGAGGACAGAAGAGAGGGAAATAGGCATTGCAAAGAGAGGTCGTCTAAAGATAAA GAGAAGGACAAGACACAAATGGTAACTGTTAATAGGGACCTTCTGATGGCCTTCGTTTATTTTGATCAAAGTCACTGTGGATACCTTCtggagaaggacatggaagaGATACTGTACACTCTTGGACTACACCTATCACGTGCTCAG GTCAAGAAGCTCCTTAATAAAGTAGTACTTAGAGAATCCTGCTTCTACAGAAGACTAACAGATACTTCTAAAGATGAGGAAAACCAAGAAGAATCGGAAGAGCTACAGGAAGATATGTTAG GAAACAGATTACTGTTGCCATCACCTACAATAAAGCAAGAATCAAAAGCTGTAGAAGAAAATGTTGGCCTTATTGTATACAACGGCGCTATGGTGGATGTTGGGAGCCTCTtacagaagctggagaagaGTGAAAGAGTGCGGGCAGAGATAGAACAAAAGCTTCAGTtgctagaagaaaaaacag ATGAGGATGAGAAGACCATACTGCATCTGGAGAATTCTAACAAAAGTCTGTCTACGGAGCTCAAAGAAGTCAAAAAGGACCTTGGTCAACTGCAAGAGAACTTGAAAATCTCGGATGATAAAAATTTGCAATTTGAGGGTCAGCTGAATAAGACAATCAAAAATTTAGCTACTGTTATGGATGAAATACAGAGTGTTCTTAAACAG gaTATTGTGAAAAGCGAAGATAGAGATCAGAAATCCAAAGAAAATGGAGCTAACGTATGa
- the CCAR1 gene encoding cell division cycle and apoptosis regulator protein 1 isoform X3 → MAQFGGQKNPPWATQFTATAVSQPAALGVQQPSLLGASPTIYTQQTALAAAGLTTQTPTNYQLTQTAALQQQAAAAAAALQQQYSQPQQTLYSVQQQPAVALPTSLSLSTPQPAAQITVSYPAPRSSQQQTQPQKQRVFTGVVTKLHDTFGFVDEDVFFQLSAVKGKTPQVGDRVLVEATYNPNMPFKWNAQRIQTLPNQNQTQAQPLLKTPPAVLQPIAQQTAFGVQAQPQPQSLLQAQISAASITPLLQTQPQPLLQQPQQKGGLLQPPVRLVSQPQPARRLDPPSRFSGRNDRGGDPMPNRKDDRSRERERERRRSRERSPQRKRSRERSPRRERERSPRRPRRVVPRYTVQFSKFSLDCRSCDMMELRRRYQNLYIPSDFFDAQFTWVDAFPMSRPFQLGNYCNFYVMHREVDPIDKNAAVLDPPDADHLYSAKVMLMASPSMEDLYHKSCALAEDPQELRDGFQHPARLVKFLVGMKGKDEAMAIGGHWSPSLDGPDPEKDPSVLIKTAIRCCKALTGIDLSVCTQWYRFAEIRYHRPEETHKGRTVPAHVETVVLFFPDVWHCLPTRSEWETLSRGYKQQLVEKLQGERKEADGEQDEEEKDDGEAKEISTPTHWSKLDPKTMKVNDLRKELESRTLSSKGLKSQLIARLTKQLKVEEQKEEQKELEKSEKEEEEEEDRKSEDDKEEEERKRQEEMERQRRERRYILPDEPAIIVHPNWAAKSGKFDCSIMSLSVLLDYRLEDNKEHSFEVSLFAELFNEMLQRDFGVRIYKALVSLPEREDKKDKKGKKDERKEKKEEKEEENDEPKPKRRKSGDDKDKKEDRDEKKREDKRKDDCKDEEETEDDNNQEEYDPMEAEDAEDEDEECRPLATPIEVSRRYRDEEEMNKREDRREGNRHCKERSSKDKEKDKTQMVTVNRDLLMAFVYFDQSHCGYLLEKDMEEILYTLGLHLSRAQVKKLLNKVVLRESCFYRRLTDTSKDEENQEESEELQEDMLGNRLLLPSPTIKQESKAVEENVGLIVYNGAMVDVGSLLQKLEKSERVRAEIEQKLQLLEEKTDEDEKTILHLENSNKSLSTELKEVKKDLGQLQENLKISDDKNLQFEGQLNKTIKNLATVMDEIQSVLKQDIVKSEDRDQKSKENGANV, encoded by the exons ATGGCGCAGTTCGGCGGGCAGAAGAACCCCCCCTGGGCCACGCAGTTCACCGCCACCGCCGTGTCGCAGCCAG CTGCTCTTGGCGTGCAGCAGCCGTCGCTGCTTGGAGCCTCTCCTACAATATACACCCAGCAGAcggccctggcagcagcaggcctCACCACCCAGACCCCGACCAACTACCAGCTGACTCAGACAGCTGCCTtacagcagcaagctgcagctgcagcagctgcgtTACAGCAG CAATATTCACAACCTCAGCAGACTCTCTATAGTGTACAGCAACAG CCAGCTGTTGCGCTACCTACCAGTCTTAGCCTATCTACTCCTCAACCAGCAGCCCAGATAACAGTTTCTTATCCAGCACCCCGCTCAAGTCAGCAGCAAACACAGCCACAAAAGCAGCGTGTCTTCACTGGGGTAGTTACTAAACTACATGATACCTTTGGTTTTGTGGATGAAGATGTCTTTTTTCAACTTAG TGCTGTCAAAGGAAAGACACCTCAGGTGGGTGACAGAGTTTTGGTAGAAGCTACTTACAATCCTAATATGCCATTCAAATGGAACGCACAGAGGATCCAGACGCTTCCAAATCAG AACCAGACGCAGGCTCAGCCGCTACTCAAGACGCCTCCAGCAGTTCTTCAGCCTATTGCTCAGCAGACAGCGTTCGGTGTTCAGGCCCAGCCGCAGCCACAGTCCTTGTTGCAAGCACAGATATCGGCAGCTTCAATCACGCCTTTGCTTCAGACACAGCCTCAGCCATTGCTGCAGCAGCCGCAGCAGAAAG gtgGTTTGTTACAGCCTCCTGTTCGTCTAGTCTCACAGCCTCAACCAGCTCGAAGACTAGACCCCCCATCCAGATTTTCTGGGAGGAATGACAGAGGAGGAGACCCTATGCCGAATCGAAAAGATGACAGGAG TCGTGAAAGAGAACGAGAGAGACGTAGGTCTCGGGAAAGATCACCCCAGAGAAAACGCTCCAGAGAGAGATCACCTCGACGAGAGAGGGAGAGGTCACCTCGAAGACCACGACGTGTTGTTCCTCGTTACACAGTTCAGTTTTCCAAGTTTTCATTGGACTG TCGTAGCTGCGATATGATGGAGCTGAGGCGGCGTTACCAGAACTTGTATATCCCAAGTGATTTCTTTGATGCTCAGTTTACATGGGTGGATGCTTTCCCTATGTCTAGACCATTTCAGCTGGGAAACTACTGTAATTTCTACGTAATGCATAGAGAAGTAGATCCTATAgataaaaatgctgctgtccTTGATCCACCTGATGCTGATCATCTGTACAGCGCGAAG GTGATGTTGATGGCTAGCCCTAGCATGGAGGATCTCTACCACAAGTCGTGTGCTCTGGCTGAAGATCCCCAAGAACTTCGCGATGGATTTCAGCACCCTGCTAGACTTGTAAAG TTTTTAGTGGGTATGAAAGGCAAAGATGAAGCTATGGCTATTGGAGGACACTGGTCCCCATCACTGGATGGACCTGATCCAGAAAAGGACCCTTCCGTGCTGATAAAGACGGCTATTCGTTGTTGCAAGGCTCTGACAGGGATTGACTTAAGTGTGTGCACACAATG GTACCGTTTTGCAGAGATTCGCTACCATCGCCCTGAGGAGACCCACAAGGGGCGTACAGTTCCAGCTCATGTGGAgacagtggttttatttttcccgGATGTTTGGCATTGCCTTCCCACCCGCTCAGAGTGGGAAACCCTCTCCCGAGGATACAAGCAGCAGCTGGTCGAGAAGCTTCAGGGTGAACGCAAGGAGGCTGATGGAGAACAG gatgaagaggaaaaggatgaTGGAGAAGCTAAAGAGATCTCTACGCCCACGCACTGGTCTAAACTGGATCCCAAAACAATGAAG GTAAATGACCTTCGAAAAGAATTAGAAAGTCGAACCCTTAGCTCTAAAGGACTGAAATCTCAGTTGATAGCTCGACTGACAAAGCAGCTGAAAGTAGAGGaacaaaaagaagagcaaaaggaGCTAGAGAAGtctgagaaagaagaggaagaggaggaggatagGAAATCTGAAGATGACAAAGAG gaagaggaaagaaaacgtCAAGAAGAAATGGAACGTCAGCGGCGGGAGAGACGATACATCTTGCCTGATGAACCAGCAATCATTGTGCATCCTAACTGGGCAGCAAAGAGTGGGAAGTTCGACTGTAGCATTATGTCGCTTAGTGTTCTTCTGGACTATAGATTAGAGGATAATAAAGAACATTCCTTTGAG GTTTCATTGTTTGCAGAACTCTTCAATGAAATGCTTCAGAGGGATTTTGGTGTCAGAATTTACAAAGCACTGGTTTCTCTCCCAGAGAGGGAggacaaaaaagacaaaaaaggcaaaaaagatgaacgaaaagagaaaaaggaagaaaaagaagaagaaaatgatgaacCAAAACCTAAGAGGAGAAAATCTGGAGACgataaagataaaaaagaagatAGAGACGAAAAGAAG AGGGAAGATAAAAGGAAAGATGATTGTAAAGAtgaagaagagacagaagatgACAATAATCAAGAAGAATACGATCCAATGGAGGCAGAAGAtgctgaagatgaagatgaag aatgcaGACCACTCGCAACTCCCATTGAAGTCAGTAGGAGAT ACCGGGATGAAGAGGAAATGAACAAACGGGAGGACAGAAGAGAGGGAAATAGGCATTGCAAAGAGAGGTCGTCTAAAGATAAA GAGAAGGACAAGACACAAATGGTAACTGTTAATAGGGACCTTCTGATGGCCTTCGTTTATTTTGATCAAAGTCACTGTGGATACCTTCtggagaaggacatggaagaGATACTGTACACTCTTGGACTACACCTATCACGTGCTCAG GTCAAGAAGCTCCTTAATAAAGTAGTACTTAGAGAATCCTGCTTCTACAGAAGACTAACAGATACTTCTAAAGATGAGGAAAACCAAGAAGAATCGGAAGAGCTACAGGAAGATATGTTAG GAAACAGATTACTGTTGCCATCACCTACAATAAAGCAAGAATCAAAAGCTGTAGAAGAAAATGTTGGCCTTATTGTATACAACGGCGCTATGGTGGATGTTGGGAGCCTCTtacagaagctggagaagaGTGAAAGAGTGCGGGCAGAGATAGAACAAAAGCTTCAGTtgctagaagaaaaaacag ATGAGGATGAGAAGACCATACTGCATCTGGAGAATTCTAACAAAAGTCTGTCTACGGAGCTCAAAGAAGTCAAAAAGGACCTTGGTCAACTGCAAGAGAACTTGAAAATCTCGGATGATAAAAATTTGCAATTTGAGGGTCAGCTGAATAAGACAATCAAAAATTTAGCTACTGTTATGGATGAAATACAGAGTGTTCTTAAACAG gaTATTGTGAAAAGCGAAGATAGAGATCAGAAATCCAAAGAAAATGGAGCTAACGTATGa